In Callithrix jacchus isolate 240 chromosome 18, calJac240_pri, whole genome shotgun sequence, one DNA window encodes the following:
- the SH2D2A gene encoding SH2 domain-containing protein 2A → MELPLAQICPRGTFQPTDMTRRSCQRLAYTAASPQAPEAASIPENAERAEEVPGKGSLSLQAEIRAWFQKTQAHWLLQHGAAPAWFHGFITRRESERLLEPKAQGCYLVRFSESAVTFVLTYRSRTCCRHFLLAQLRDGRHVVLGEDSAHARLQDLLRHYTAHPLSPYGETLTEPLARQTPEPSGLSLRTKESDTGSKSQDPNPQYSPIIKQGQAPILMQKEGVGEKEPSHPLRPKPPIPAKPQLPAELYTSPAPRRCLASPPRPPNPIYNEPDEPIAFYAMGRGSPGEAPSNIYVEVEDEGLPATLGHPVLRKSRSRPVPGGQNTGGSQLRSEISAIGQGPPLPHQPPLAWRHTLPYNLSRQVLQDRGQAWLPLGPPQ, encoded by the exons ATGGAGCTCCCCCTGGCCCAGATATGTCCCCGAG GTACCTTCCAGCCCACGGACATGACTCGCAGGAGCTGCCAGCGCCTGGCCTACACTGCG GCATCTCCCCAGGCCCCAGAGGCTGCCTCCATCCCAGAGAATGCTGAGAGGGCAGAGGAGGTGCCTGGGAAAGGAAGCCTGTCCCTGCAGGCCGAGATCAGGGCTTGGTTCCAGAAGACCCAGGCCCACTGGCTCCTGCAGCATGGGGCAGCCCCTGCCTGGTTCCATGGCTTCATCACCCGGAG GGAGTCAGAGAGGCTGCTGGAACCCAAGGCTCAGGGATGTTACTTGGTGCGGTTTAGCGAGAGCGCGGTGACCTTCGTGCTGACTTACAG GAGCCGGACTTGCTGCCGCCACTTCCTGCTGGCCCAGCTCCGGGACGGGCGCCACGTGGTGCTGGGCGAGGACAGCGCCCACGCGCGGCTGCAGGACCTGCTGCGGCACTACACGGCGCACCCGCTCAGCCCCTACGGGGAGACGCTCACCGAGCCCCTTGCCCGCCAG ACTCCTGAGCCTTCAGGACTTTCCCTGAGGACCAAAGAATCAGACACTGGAAGCAAAAGCCAGGACCCAAACCCCCAGTACAGCCCGATCATCAAGCAGGGGCAGGCCCCAATCCTGATGCAGAAAGAGGGGGTTGGGGAGAAAGAG CCCTCCCACCCACTCAGGCCCAAGCCTCCCATCCCCGCCAAACCTCAGCTGCCCGCAGAACTCTACACAAGCCCTGCTCCACGCCGCTGCCTGGCCTCACCCCCCAGGCCCCCCAACCCTATCTACAACGAGCCTGATGAACCGATAGCCTTCTACGCCATGGGCCGGGGCAGCCCCGGGGAAGCCCCCAGCAACATCtatgtggaggtggaagatgaGGGCCTGCCCGCCACCCTTGGGCACCCTGTCCTACGGAAAAGTCGGTCCAGGCCTGTCCCAGGAGGCCAG AATACAGGTGGCTCCCAGCTGCGTTCTGAGATCTCTGCGATTGGGCAAGGCCCTCCCCTGCCTCACCAGCCCCCACTCGCCTGGAGACACACCCTCCCCTACAATCTTTCTAGACAGGTGCTTCAGGACAGAGGACAGGCATGGCTCCCTCTCGGGCCTCCTCAGTAG